ACCATGATGCCGTCCTTGACTGCGATCAGCGTCGGAATGGAGCGGATATTGAAATGCCCCGCCAGATCGCGCTCGTCTTCGGTATTGATCTTGCCGAACACGATGTCCTCATGCTTGGCCGAGGCGGCCTCGAACACCGGGCCGAACATCTTGCACGGGCCGCACCACGGCGCCCAGAAGTCCAGAATGACCAAACCCTCTTCCTTCATATTGGCGTTGAAGTTGTCGGCGGTGAGATTGACGAAGGACATGATGGCTCTCTTTCTATATGGCTGCGCCCATCAGCGACGGGCTCTTCACAGCCAAAGATATGAACAGGCCGCCGCCATTGCAAGACGCGGGGCGGGTTGAATTTTTCAATCGCCCCGATAGCCGCGCGCGCCTCAGGCGATGAATGGCATGGCCAGATAGAGCTTGATCACGATGGCGTTGACGATATCGATGAAGAAGGCCCCCACCATGGGCACCACCAGGAAGGCCAGATGCG
The Chromobacterium sp. IIBBL 290-4 DNA segment above includes these coding regions:
- the trxA gene encoding thioredoxin; translation: MSFVNLTADNFNANMKEEGLVILDFWAPWCGPCKMFGPVFEAASAKHEDIVFGKINTEDERDLAGHFNIRSIPTLIAVKDGIMVFNQAGAMMGAQFEQLIQSLRELDMDKVRADIASQQE